The Candidatus Latescibacterota bacterium genome contains a region encoding:
- a CDS encoding transcriptional repressor gives MQPIFERLKEKGLTLTPQRMAIVECLVGNTTHPTVDEIYSEIKERYPTMSKATVYSTLKVLKDLDEVQELSIRKRGEVCFDPTPGMHHHFMCTECGNVLDIALDCPEKCPIMAVDTIQGHKVQEIQAYLYGVCFECTSKNA, from the coding sequence ATGCAGCCGATCTTTGAACGACTTAAGGAAAAAGGGCTTACCCTTACACCGCAGCGTATGGCTATCGTCGAATGCCTGGTCGGAAATACCACTCATCCTACGGTGGATGAGATCTATTCCGAGATCAAGGAAAGATATCCGACGATGTCAAAAGCCACAGTATATTCAACTCTGAAAGTTCTTAAAGATCTGGATGAGGTCCAGGAGCTTTCTATAAGAAAACGCGGTGAGGTCTGCTTCGATCCTACTCCCGGGATGCATCACCATTTCATGTGTACAGAATGTGGTAATGTACTGGACATAGCACTTGATTGTCCGGAGAAATGTCCCATAATGGCGGTCGATACGATACAGGGCCACAAGGTACAGGAGATTCAGGCATACCTTTACGGAGTATGTTTTGAGTGCACTTCGAAAAACGCCTGA